One window of the Triticum dicoccoides isolate Atlit2015 ecotype Zavitan chromosome 3B, WEW_v2.0, whole genome shotgun sequence genome contains the following:
- the LOC119275031 gene encoding probable E3 ubiquitin-protein ligase HIP1: MDHTQPRDGHGNEPVPLGQMLFEHSGSDAPLRIGPPGFGSMASRSNDVPSSSHATQFPGHRVVNLGTSHVSFVPYCTARSSGHVPYDAQPKPALSSHVDNRMVAMKRKNLLPSVEGMDAVDYYVGSSSNSHFSDFVQPNPSALTEPLHPRMPLNIGRSNWIDQHLVNQEVSQRNVRARHDSANISLEARPASTYTPSSNHQLPFHSTTSAFASTSAGRNQAPFSVPTRTLPSGGTGITGRIYHHPMHSSSSSVAAAPTVHGSSDSAMFANAGFPAPRAVHGSSAAAAPTVHGSSDSAVFANGGFTAPRAVHGGAIPSYGHPSSTVSSGSRAISHDAVIPSYPAATSTSVRIINLPSPISTAAPSRHARVSMAHANSGRNRFVDRSSFHLIAETQRVMMEQLAFYQQSRQAAADPHRDLRLNIDEMSYEELLALEESIGTVNTGLADEKISACVKEVVCCSSDEAQDDEDDGRCLVCLEEYKNNDLLGILKCRHDFHTDCIKKWLQVKNACPVCKSAAA, translated from the exons ATGGATCATACTCAACCCAGGGATGGGCATGGCAATGAACCTGTGCCTTTAG GTCAGATGCTTTTTGAGCATTCGGGTAGTGATGCACCCCTTAGAATTGGTCCTCCAGGCTTTGGGAGTATGGCAAGTAGATCAAATGATGTTCCATCTTCAAGTCATGCTACACAGTTTCCAGGTCATAGAGTTGTGAACCTAGGGACCTCACATGTTTCATTTGTTCCCTATTGCACTGCAAGATCCAGCGGCCATGTACCATATGATGCTCAGCCGAAACCTGCCCTAAGTTCCCATGTGGACAACAGAATGGTTGCAATGAAGCGAAAGAACCTCCTTCCTTCAGTGGAGGGAATGGACGCTGTTGACTATTATGTTGGCAGCTCCTCCAACAGTCACTTCTCTGATTTTGTGCAGCCAAATCCTAGTGCACTTACCGAGCCTTTGCATCCGCGAATGCCTTTAAACATTGGTCGAAGCAACTGGATTGACCAACACTTAGTTAATCAAGAAGTATCTCAGAGGAATGTCAGAGCACGCCATGATAGTGCTAATATTTCATTGGAAGCTAGGCCAGCTTCAACTTACACACCAAGTAGCAATCATCAGCTGCCATTCCATTCAACCACAAGTGCTTTTGCAAGTACGTCAGCAGGAAGGAACCAAGCACCTTTTTCTGTGCCAACAAGAACATTACCTTCAG GTGGCACTGGGATCACTGGTAGGATCTACCATCATCCTATGCATAGCAGCAGCTCAAGTGTTGCTGCTGCCCCAACTGTCCATGGTTCTTCAGACAGTGCGATGTTTGCCAATGCTGGCTTTCCTGCTCCTAGAGCTGTTCATGGCTCAAGTGCTGCTGCTGCCCCAACTGTCCATGGATCTTCAGACAGTGCGGTATTTGCTAATGGTGGCTTTACTGCTCCTAGAGCTGTTCATGGTGGCGCCATTCCTAGCTACGGCCATCCATCCTCCACAGTTTCCTCTGGCTCAAGAGCAATTTCCCATGATGCAGTCATTCCGAGCTATCCAGCTGCTACCTCTACATCCGTGAGGATCATCAATCTGCCATCTCCTATCAGTACTGCTGCACCTTCTAGGCATGCAAGGGTATCCATGGCGCATGCCAACAGTGGAAGGAATAGATTCGTAGATAGGAGCTCATTCCATTTGATCGCTGAGACACAG CGGGTTATGATGGAGCAGTTGGCTTTCTATCAACAATCAAGACAAGCAGCTGCTGACCCCCACAGGGACTTGAGACTGAACATTGATGAGATGAGTTACGAG GAACTGTTGGCCTTGGAGGAGTCCATAGGTACTGTGAACACCGGCCTTGCCGACGAAAAGATTTCAGCTTGTGTGAAAGAAGTGGTCTGTTGCAGTTCCGATGAGGCACAAGACGACGAAGATGATGGGCGCTGTCTAGTCTGCCTG GAGGAGTACAAAAACAATGATCTCCTGGGAATTCTGAAGTGCAGGCACGACTTCCACACTGACTGCATCAAGAAGTGGTTGCAGGTGAAGAACGCATGCCCGGTGTGCAAATCCGCCGCGGCTTAG